The genomic stretch ACCTTGACCGGCTTCTTGGCGTACTTCTTCATCACCGCCTCCGACACGACGATCGCGGCGGCAGCGCCGTCGCCGGTGGGGCAACACATGTAGAGCGTGTTGGGGTACGCGATCATGCGCGCCTTCATCACCGCATCGAGGTCCATCTCGTTCTGGTACTGCGACAGCGGGTTCTTGGTCGAGTGCTTGTGATTCTTCACTGAGATCTTGGCGAAGTGCTCCATCTTAGTGCCGTGCTTCCGCATGTGCTCGACACCGGCTTGCCCGAACACCGCCGGCATCAGTCCGCTGCCGAGAATGCCTTCAACGCTGCCTTCGCGCGACGCGCCGCCACCACCGAGCAGGCCCGCTTTGCCCATCTGTTCGGAACCCACCGCCATAGCAACTTCGTACTCACCCGAGCCGACCGCGAAGTACGCTTCGCGAAAGGCCGTCGAGCCGGTCGCGCACGCATTCGCCACATTGATGACCGGAATACCGGTCTGCCCGATCTGCTGCAGCAGACGTTGCCCGACCATCGCGCCCGCCTGCAACAAATTGCCCGAGGCGAGCAACTGAATGTCCTTCATCGTCATGCCGGCATCTTTGAGCGCCAGTAACGCGGCCTGGGCCGCCAACTCGGGCACGTCTTTGTCCGGATAGCGGCCAAACTTGATCATCCCGACTCCGAGCACGTACACGTTTCTCATGGCAAACCTCCTTTGCGTTCCGCGTGGCGGCAGCCTTTAGTTCTTGCTCGCCGGGCGGAAGAAGAACGCGATGATGTCGTTACCCTCTTTGTCCTCCCGGACCTTCCTGGTGATCATTTCCACCGGCATGCCGAACGGGATCTTGGCGGGATCGGGCTCGACATCGATGATGTTGCAACGCACACTCACGCCTTCGGGCAAATCAACGATGGCGGCGACATAGGGCGTCGGGATCCCGGGCGCCGACTGGTGGACAATCGAGTACACCCACAAGCTGCCCTTCGTGCTTAGCGGAATTTCGGAGAAGGGACCGGTCGTGCTGCACTTCGAGCACGCCACGCGGTTCCCGAGATAGACCGCACCGCACTGGTCGCACTTCTTACCCACCAGATGCGGGCGATCACCGAGCCGCAGGAACGGCACGATCGGCCGCGCCTTCTTCTCGCCACTCGCTTGTGTTCCTTCTGCCATCAGCTCAGCCCCCTTACTCTAGTTCCACGAGATGGGTACGGCTCGCGACGCACCCTTGAGCCCAAGGTTCGCTCAGCGCGAGCGCCACGTCAAGCGTGCAATCGCCTCACGAACTCCATATCTCGACGACAAAGCCGATCACCATATAAGCGATGAAACCGAGCCCACCGATGGCGGCGCCGCGGGCCAGTGACACACGAAAGGCGGCACGAGCCGCCACGATGGTTGCCGCGAACAGCCAAAACCAAACGATCATACGAACGAACGGGCCAGCCCACGGAATGACATCGAGGAAATTGAGTACCGCCGGCACGTCGGCAAAACCAAGGCAGGCCGCAATCGCGCGCCACGAACTTGGTCCAGAGCGCAACACCCAGTTCCCAATGGCGAACGTCAGCGCGCTCAGCACGATCCAACCAACCACGCTGACGAAGATGCCGAACAGCGCGCCGACGAGTCCAGGAATAGCCGTGAGGGAGACGCCCTTAGCGATGCCCGCAAGAACCACAACGCCGAGCGCTTGCGATAGCCCGGTGCGGTCGACCGCCACCTCTTCGTACAGCGTGCGATCGAGCATCAACGCACGGATCAGTTGCTGAATCGGCCGTGGCCGGCGATACGGTGGCAGGGAGGTAAACAGACTCACCGCGCTTCCTTAACTGCCGCTCGGTCCCACCGCAACCGCGCCGCGGCGGCGGTAGATCATGCAATCGCCGTCTTCGTACACTCGTTCCATCGCCGGATCCGCGGCCAGCGCCGCCAAAAAGCGCTCATGCGTCCGGTCGCTCAGCACCACATCGGCGTCAAAACGATCGAGTACGCGCGAGGGCGGCGTCACCTCGCCCCGACCCAGTTGCTGCCACAGCCGGTAGAGTTCCGCATCGCGTTGCGCCAGATACGCCGGGTCGAGACCGATGACGTAGCGATTGCGCTGGTTGTGAAAGAACAGCAGCGGAAAGTCGTCCCAATTGGGCGTCAACACGATCGCCGCCGGCGACGTATGCTGCGCCAGCCAAGCTGCTCCGGCTGCATAGCGCTCCGGACCCGGGCGACTACGCAATTGGCCGATGGCGAACGCGGCACTTGCGCCGCAAGCGACGACGAGAATCCCAGCGCCGATGCGCTGCGTGTTCTCCGTCAAGCGCGCGATATGGGGCTCGATCCACGCGTGCAGCGTCGCGGCCAGCGCGAGAAGGATGAACGGCCCCGCGTATTCGATGAAGCGACGCGATCGCCACATCAACACGAAGAATACCGCCGCCACCAGCAGCAGCGCGAGACGGTTGGCGTCGAGCCGCGCCCGCCCGCGCCATGCCACCCACGCGGCGGTGGCCAGCACCGCAATCGCTCCACCCCATCCCAACCATTGCGCGACCGGATACGGATACCACTCCGTTCCGACACGCATGGTCTCGCTGATCTCCTGTTTGCTCAGATAGTGCTGCGCGATGAACCACAGATTGTTGGGCAAGTAGGGATTCACCAGCAATCCGATCGCGATGCCGGCCGACGAATACGTGAGTAGACGCCATTCCGTGCGTCGCTCGCACAACGCAATCGCCACCACCATCGCTCCGGCAATCACGAACAACAGGGGAAACGCATCGTAGAGCCAAGTGTACACGACGGCGATCGGCAGGAGCCATGCAAAGCGCCGGGCCAGCGCGAGGTTCAACGCGATCAACAACACCACCAGCGAGAGCGCCTGCACGCGCGGCATCTCCATCCGGTAGAGAAAATCGGGAGCCAACGCGCCGAGTGCGAGCAGCCACCACAGCGCACGCCGCACACGTAACCGTACGAGCGAGAGATAGACCGCCGCGAATGCGGCCGCCCCGAATATCGCACTGGCCCACTTGGCGCCGGTCAGCACATCGCCAGCGGTGAACGGAGCGAGCAAGATGTGGAAGAGCATGTGATGGTCCGAATAGCGGTCCGCGGAGCGAATCGTCAGCGGTAGCCACGGGAACGCCGGCGGAAAGCCGTGCAGCCCGGCGACGCGGATGAGTGCCGCGTAGCGCGCGTGAAAGTAGCCGTCCACCGACCCGAGCGTTGGGGTGGAGAACTGCAGCGCAACGGACGTGCCGGCGAGCAGCAATACAACCAGCAGGTGTCGCCGCCACTCCCACCCGCCTCGCCTTGACCGTCCCCGCCGTGCCATCGGCGCTCCTTAGCCCGACGTGACCTCGCCGGCAACGCGCCGCCCGGGTTCAGCGACGGCAGATTCTTCTGGCCTTGTGCCGGTCGAAACGTCATCCCGGTGTCGCTCGCCATAGCGCTGTCGGCGTCGGCTGGGCCAGCGACGGCAGCATGGACGACGGTTTTGCCGACACGACGTGGCACCTGCCTTGCTGTCACACGAAATGCGCATTCTTGAGCGCAAGACCAACGAGGGAAGTTCTGCCGTGCCGTTCGATACCGAATCACTCAGCCGGAAGCGCGCCTTCATCCTTCTGCGCTACGCCTTCATCATCGCCTCGGGATATCTCATTCTCTTCGAGGGGCACCCCGCCCAGCCCGATCCGGTCGTGCCCTACCTCATCATTGGCGCCCTGCTATCGAACGCGCTGCTGGGGTTCTTGCCGGAGCCGTATCTGTTTGGTTGGGCGGTGCAGATCCCGGTCTTGATCGCCGACACGTTGTGGATCGCGTACAGCCTCTCGCTGCCCGGGCAGATCGGGCAGCAGTTCTTCCTCTTGTACTTCTTCGTGCTCACGCTGGCCGCGGTCGGTGAAAGTCTCGCCACCGCGCTGATCGGCGCGGTTCTGATCGGCACGGCGGATTGTTACTTCTCCACCCAGGGCGGTTCGATGTGGTCGTCGCCATCGCTGATTCGCATTCCGTTCTTCTTTACGGTAGCGCTGTTCTACGGCCACATCGGCACGCGCGCGCGCCTGGACCGTGATCGCTTGACGCGAGATCGCGAAGTCGCCAAACAGCTCGAGCATCTGGTCGAGATCCGCACCCAGGAAGCCAACGCGAAGGCCGCCGCCATGGAAGCACTCTACAAGCAAGCCGAAGAGGCGAGCCGCCTGAAGTCGGAGTTCGTCGCCAACATGTCGCACGAGCTGCTGAGTCCGTTGCACGTCATCCTCGGTTACGGCGATCTGCTCACGCAAGGCGCCTGGGGGAAACTCGATGAAGCTGCGCACGAGCTGCTCGATCGGATGCGCCACAATGGGCGCCGCCTCTTGGCGATGGTCACCAACGTGTTGGACCTCGCCCGCGTCGACGCCGGTGAGGCCCCATTGTTCCTCGCGCCGGTTGATCTCGCCGAGTTGGCAGAGGACGTGACCGACCCGGCCACCTTGCCGCGCCCGGAATACATCAGCGTGCAGACGCGCCTGCAGCCCGATCTGCCGACGCTGATCACCGACGGCCACAAACTGCGCATGACCTTGGGACACTTGCTCAGCAACGCGGTCAAGTTCACGCACGAGGGCGAGGTCGTATTGGCGATCACCGCTGACGATGCCGGCAACCAGGTGACATTTGCGGTTAGTGACACCGGCATCGGCATCCGCGACGATGACCTCGACAAGATCTTCGTCGAGTTTCGCCAACTCGATGGCTCGCTCCAGCGACGCTACGAAGGCGTTGGGTTGGGTTTGGCGTTGGTGCAGCGGTACGCCAAGCTGCTCGGTGGGACGTTGAACGTATCGAGCACGCTGGCGATCGGGAGCAGCTTCGCCCTGACGCTGCCCGTGGTCGCCTCCCGCACTGCCGAAGCGGTTGCGGACTCCGCCGCGCGTCAAGTCGCATGACCGCGCCGGCGGTCACACTGACCGAGCGGCGCCACACATTCCTGATCGTCCGCTACGTTCTGATCATCGCCGTCGCTGGCCTCGTGGTGGTGCAGGAAGCCGGCCCGGTGCCGCTTAGCATCGTCACCGTCATCTGTGCCGCGCTGGTGTCCAACGTCGGCCTGAGTCGGGTGCCGACACACTATTTCTTTCTCTGGTGGATTCAAGGCCCGGTGCTGATCGGAGATACGTTGTGGGTTTCGGTGGTGCTGCTCGCCACGCAACTGGGACAGGAATTCTTCCTGTTCTTCTTCGTGTTGTTCCTCGCGGCCATCGGCGAGAACCTCGGGCTACTCGCGGTCGGCGCGGTGGTGATCGGTTGCGCGAGCATCCTGCTGGCCGGCCCGCAAGCCCTCACTGCGGCTTCATTGATCCGCGTGCCGTTCTTCTTCGCCACCGCGATCTTCTACGGTTACATCGTCGACAACACCAAGCAGGAACGCCGGGTCGCCGCAGAGAGCGAAGCGTGGGCCACCCAACTTGCCGAACAGGTGCGCGCTCGGACCCACGAATTGGAGCAGCAGAGCGAGCAGCTCCGCGTGCTCTACACGCGGGTGATCGAAGCCAGCCGCCTCAAGTCTGAATTTGTCGCCAACATGTCGCATGAGTTGCGCTCGCCCCTCAATGTGATCATCGGCTACGCCGATCTCCTCATCAGCGGTGACTTCGGCGCGCTACCCGACGAGGCGATCAAAGTGTGCGGGCACATTCAGCACAGCGCCTCCAAACTGCACCGGCTGCTGCAAAACGTGCTCGACTTCGCCAAGCTCGAGGAGCACCAAGTCACCGTCCGGCCGAGCGAGGTGGTGGTAGCCACGCTGGTGCACCAAGTCATGAGCAGCGCCTGTCAGCCGCACCCGCCCGAGGTCGCATTGCGGGTTCAAATGCCAGCGGATCTAACAGCGATCATCACCGATGCGCAGAAGCTGAGCGAGATCCTGGAGCAGTTGCTGTCCAACGCAATCAAGTTCACTCCTGCGGGGGGCCGCATCACCGTAGCCGTCGAGAACCTGCCCGCGGCCAAGCGCATTCGCTTCACCGTGCAGGACACGGGTGTCGGCATCAGTCCCGAGCACCTCGAACTGATCTTCGAAGACTTCCGCCAGATCGACGGAACCTCAACCCGAGCACACGGTGGCGTCGGGTTGGGTCTGGCGCTGGTGCGGCGCTATCTGGGATTGCTCGAAGGCGAGATCACGGTAAGTTCCGAACTCGACCGCGGTTCGACATTCAGCTTCACCTTGCCGCACAAGCTCGCTCCGAGCACCCTGGGGCCGAGCGCCGTTGGGTCGGCTGAAGCGACGGCTGGCCCGACCGCACCACCGGCACAAACCGCCCAGGCCGAGACGCTCGCGCCGGCCAGCGCGCCACTCGCTGCCCCGACCTATCGATAGCCGAACTCGCCCGACCGCGCGTCGCCGCAAGTCACCGCCCGATCAGATCGCGCAGCTTGCGCTCGAGAACGCCGCCCGCGTCGGGCGGAGCAGACTCTGGCTTGCCGTGGTGTTTGCCACCGAACAACTTGTCGACCAGTTTGTCGGCCGCGCCGCGCTGGAGTGCCCGCTCGATCAGCTGATCGATATACGCTGGATCGGGTTTCGGCTTCGCCTGACCGAGTTGGCCGCGCAAGACGAACGGAATCGCCAGCTGGCCCTGGTCATCGACCACGTATCGAACCTCCTTCACGTCGGCCACCACATCGTCGCTGAAGCGTTTCGACATCAGCACCATGCCATGCAGATTCACTTCGCGCGTCAGCGCGACAGTGCCGGCGGCGTGCGCGCCGAAATCTTCACCGGCCAGCGTAAGGTCATCGGTTTCCGCACGGCCATCGGCCAGGCGCAGCGTCGCCGCCAGGCGCTCGAACCGCGTATCGGTTGCGTTCAGCAGCCGGCCGTACTTGGGTTTGAGGTGATGCGAGAGCGCCTGGGCCAAGCCCGGGAGGTGCGAAAGCTTCGTCAGCAGCTCGTCGACGAGATTGAAATCGTGAATCGTACCGTGGGTTGCCTCGACCGCCACACGGCCCGCAAGCGACTCGAGCAATCTGGATCCCACGCGACCGCTGAGGTCGATGCGCAGCGAACCTGTGCCTTCGATCGGATGCACGGACGCCGCGCCGCGTAGAACCTGCAGTTGGGCGAGGCTGACGCCGGCAATCTCACCCGCGAGGTGCAGCGGCCCGTCGCTGGACAGTGCGACCGCGCCCGAGAACGCAAAGCTGCCGCCCGCAGCGTTGCCACGAACGCGTTCGAGCTCTAGCGAGTGATCGGTAACGAGGGCTTGAATGTCGAGACCGTCGACGGTCACATGGAGATTCGCGAACGGGCCGACGCTGCCGTGCAGAATCAGTGGTATCCGCGTGCGATCTGTCGCCGGGCCGACGCTACCCGCGAGGTGCACGCTCGGCGGCTCATCACCGAGTGCGGCATCGATCTGAAGCGGTATTGGCCGTGCGCGCCCGAAGTCGCGCACCCCTAGATCGACGTGCCGTATCGTCGTCGTCGACTCCACGGCCGGTCCGCGATCGACGGCGATCAGCGTGCCGTCACGAACCACCGCCGACTCGATCACCAGAGCGAACGGGGGCTCGGTGGTTGGCGAGCCCTCGCGATCCGCCACCAACCGCACGGTCGCCGGGGTTTCGGCGAGTGGAGCAAGTTGCGACTGACGGCCAAGGCTGTCGATGTTGCGCCGTCCGTCGATCGATACGAAACGGATCGTCGGCAAAACGATCGCCACGTGTCCAACCTCGAGGCGGCGCTGCAGCAACGGCATCAACCTCAACTCTGCCGTGACTTCCGCCGCACGCAGAAACGGCTCCCGGCCGAATTCCGGATCTTCACCGACCTCGACCTCCGTCAGCACGATGCTGAGCGCCGCTCGCACGCGTACCGTGATTCGCGCGACTCGCACCGGCCTCCCGAGGGCCGCTTGTACACGCGCGAGGATCGCCTCGCGGTTCGCCGCGACGAGACGGTCGAGCGCCACCGTCACGATGACCGCCGCCAGCGCCAACAACAGCACCAGCGCCACTAGACCGAGCGCGAGTTTGCGCATGCTGTCCGACGCTAAGGGCGGGCGGCGGTGAAGTCAATTTGGCCGCGATCGCCGCCTTCTCGATCTGACTGCACTTTGACTGCCTCCCGCCCCGCCGCTACAACCGCTCGCGCCACGGAGGAAACGGAACATGGCCTACGAGCACATCACGTTGACCACGACCGACGACGGCATCGTTACGCTGACGTTCAACCGGCCAGAGACGCGCAACTCGATGACGCCGGCGATGGGCGAGGAAGTCGTCGCCGCAGTCGAGCAAATTCGCGCCGACGCAGCGGCGCGGGTATTCGTACTCACAGGCGCCGGTAAGTCGTTCAGCTCCGGCGGCGATCTCGGCATGCTGGCGCGCGACAGCGGTGCAGTGAAGGACGAGGCGGGGCCAAGCATGGCTGGCTCGCCGCGCGACTTTTACACACGCTATCTCGCCATTCGCCGGCTCGCGATCCCGACCATCGCCGCCATCAACGGCCACGCGATTGGTGCCGGGCTGTGCATTGCGCTCGCGTGCGATCTGCGCGTCGCGGCCAGCGATGCAAAGATGGGTATGACCTTCACCAAGCTCGGCATTCATCCCGGTATGGGCGCCACGTACTTCTTACCGCG from Deltaproteobacteria bacterium encodes the following:
- a CDS encoding thiolase family protein, which gives rise to MRNVYVLGVGMIKFGRYPDKDVPELAAQAALLALKDAGMTMKDIQLLASGNLLQAGAMVGQRLLQQIGQTGIPVINVANACATGSTAFREAYFAVGSGEYEVAMAVGSEQMGKAGLLGGGGASREGSVEGILGSGLMPAVFGQAGVEHMRKHGTKMEHFAKISVKNHKHSTKNPLSQYQNEMDLDAVMKARMIAYPNTLYMCCPTGDGAAAAIVVSEAVMKKYAKKPVKVGCSVLTSDPWSDRDLTLPDVSTLTRTAAKQAYERAGVGPEDLDLVELHDCFATAELLHYENLGLCKEGEAGRGVDEGWFAHGGKSPVNVSGGLLSKGHPLGATGVANIYEVVMHLRGEAGARQVEGAKVGLAHVIGLGSACTIHILTA
- a CDS encoding Zn-ribbon domain-containing OB-fold protein; amino-acid sequence: MAEGTQASGEKKARPIVPFLRLGDRPHLVGKKCDQCGAVYLGNRVACSKCSTTGPFSEIPLSTKGSLWVYSIVHQSAPGIPTPYVAAIVDLPEGVSVRCNIIDVEPDPAKIPFGMPVEMITRKVREDKEGNDIIAFFFRPASKN
- a CDS encoding enoyl-CoA hydratase, coding for MAYEHITLTTTDDGIVTLTFNRPETRNSMTPAMGEEVVAAVEQIRADAAARVFVLTGAGKSFSSGGDLGMLARDSGAVKDEAGPSMAGSPRDFYTRYLAIRRLAIPTIAAINGHAIGAGLCIALACDLRVAASDAKMGMTFTKLGIHPGMGATYFLPRLIGTARAAELFFTGRIIDAAEAERLGLLTRVVPREQFDDAVLALAREIASCGPIAVRMTKRAIYRGTEHTLDDMLDFESLQQGITFTTADAREGVLAIMEKRTPKFAGK
- a CDS encoding AsmA family protein encodes the protein MRKLALGLVALVLLLALAAVIVTVALDRLVAANREAILARVQAALGRPVRVARITVRVRAALSIVLTEVEVGEDPEFGREPFLRAAEVTAELRLMPLLQRRLEVGHVAIVLPTIRFVSIDGRRNIDSLGRQSQLAPLAETPATVRLVADREGSPTTEPPFALVIESAVVRDGTLIAVDRGPAVESTTTIRHVDLGVRDFGRARPIPLQIDAALGDEPPSVHLAGSVGPATDRTRIPLILHGSVGPFANLHVTVDGLDIQALVTDHSLELERVRGNAAGGSFAFSGAVALSSDGPLHLAGEIAGVSLAQLQVLRGAASVHPIEGTGSLRIDLSGRVGSRLLESLAGRVAVEATHGTIHDFNLVDELLTKLSHLPGLAQALSHHLKPKYGRLLNATDTRFERLAATLRLADGRAETDDLTLAGEDFGAHAAGTVALTREVNLHGMVLMSKRFSDDVVADVKEVRYVVDDQGQLAIPFVLRGQLGQAKPKPDPAYIDQLIERALQRGAADKLVDKLFGGKHHGKPESAPPDAGGVLERKLRDLIGR